DNA sequence from the Gallaecimonas pentaromativorans genome:
ACCCTGGGCCGCCTTAGCCTGAAAACCATCGGCCTTTACCTCATCACCACCGCCATCGCCATTACCCTTGCCATTGTGATGGCGCTGCTACTCAAACCCGGCAGCGGCCTGGATCTGAAAACCGACGCTAGCTATCAGGCGGCCAAGGCCCCGGACCTGGCCGATGTGTTTGCCAATCTGGTGCCGGCCAACCCCATTGAGGCCATGGCTTCTGGCAACATGCTGCAAATCATTGTGTTTGCGGTACTTTTTGGTATCGCCATCGCCCTTTGCGGCAAAGCCGGCGAGCGCATTGCCAAGCTCTTTGAGGATTTCAACGAGGTGATCATGAAACTGGTCACCATTCTGATGAACCTGGCGCCGTTCGGGGTGTTCTTCCTGATGGCCAAGCTTTTCGCCAGCAAGGGCTTTGAAACCCTCGGCAGCCTCGCCATGTACTTTGGCCTGGTGGTAGCCGTGCTGCTGATGCACGCCTTTATCACCTACCCTGTGCTGCTCAAGGCCTTAACTCGCCTAAGCCCGCTGATGTTTATCAGCAAGATGCGCGACGCGGCGCTTTTTGCCTTCTCCACCTCGTCCAGCAACGCCACCCTGCCGGTGACCCTGGAAACCGTGACCAAGAAGCTCGGCGCCAAAAACACCATAGCCTCCTTTACCGTGCCCCTTGGCGCCACCATCAACATGGACGGCACCGCCATCATGCAAGGGGTGGCCACCGTCTTTATCGCCCAGGTGTACGGGGTGGACTTGTCGGTCAGCGATTTTCTGATGGTGATAGTCACCGCTACCCTCGCCTCCATCGGCACCGCCGGTGTGCCTGGCGTCGGCCTTATCATGCTGGCCATGGTGCTTAACCAGGTGAACCTGCCGGTTGAGGGCATCGGCCTTATCATGGGCGTAGACAGGCTGCTGGACATGACCCGCACCGCAGTCAACATCACCGGCGATTCCA
Encoded proteins:
- a CDS encoding dicarboxylate/amino acid:cation symporter; amino-acid sequence: MSKQKGKLGLTARIVIGMALGLVVGLICFYLTPHAEPGQSAPEPGFVQTWLTGGLFQIGSQLFINSLKMLVVPLVFVSLVCGTCSLSDPATLGRLSLKTIGLYLITTAIAITLAIVMALLLKPGSGLDLKTDASYQAAKAPDLADVFANLVPANPIEAMASGNMLQIIVFAVLFGIAIALCGKAGERIAKLFEDFNEVIMKLVTILMNLAPFGVFFLMAKLFASKGFETLGSLAMYFGLVVAVLLMHAFITYPVLLKALTRLSPLMFISKMRDAALFAFSTSSSNATLPVTLETVTKKLGAKNTIASFTVPLGATINMDGTAIMQGVATVFIAQVYGVDLSVSDFLMVIVTATLASIGTAGVPGVGLIMLAMVLNQVNLPVEGIGLIMGVDRLLDMTRTAVNITGDSMVTVVVAKSEGALDEAVYNDPHAAQKEEEVHLPHRTSQS